In Corvus moneduloides isolate bCorMon1 chromosome 3, bCorMon1.pri, whole genome shotgun sequence, one DNA window encodes the following:
- the DSTN gene encoding destrin isoform X1, translated as MASGVQVADEVCRIFYDMKVRKCSTPEEIKKRKKAVIFCLSPDKKCIIVEEGKEILVGDVGVTVTDPFKHFVQMLPEKDCRYALYDASFETKESKKEELMFFLWAPEQAPLKSKMIYASSKDAIKKKFQGIKHECQANGPEDLNRACIAEKLGGSLVVAFEGSPV; from the exons ATG GCCTCCGGAGTACAAGTGGCCGATGAGGTGTGCCGTATCTTTTACGACATGAAAGTGCGGAAGTGCTCCACGCCGGAGGAAatcaagaagaggaagaaggctGTCATCTTCTGCCTCAGTCCAGACAAAAAGTGCATTATTGTGGAGGAAGGCAAAGAGATTCTGGTGGGAGATGTCGGAGTGACAGTCACCGACCCTTTCAAGCACTTTGTGCAGATGCTTCCCGAGAAGGATTGCCGCTATGCCTTGTATGATGCAAGCTTTGAGACCAAGGAATCCAAAAAAGAAGAGCTGATGTTTTTCTTGTG GGCACCAGAACAAGCACCTCTCAAAAGTAAGATGATCTACGCAAGCTCCAAGGATGCAATCAAAAAGAAGTTTCAAG GCATAAAGCATGAATGCCAAGCAAATGGGCCAGAGGACCTGAACCGAGCTTGCATTGCTGAGAAGCTAGGAGGCTCCCTAGTCGTAGCTTTTGAAGGAAGTCCCGTGTAG
- the DSTN gene encoding destrin isoform X2, whose protein sequence is MKVRKCSTPEEIKKRKKAVIFCLSPDKKCIIVEEGKEILVGDVGVTVTDPFKHFVQMLPEKDCRYALYDASFETKESKKEELMFFLWAPEQAPLKSKMIYASSKDAIKKKFQGIKHECQANGPEDLNRACIAEKLGGSLVVAFEGSPV, encoded by the exons ATGAAAGTGCGGAAGTGCTCCACGCCGGAGGAAatcaagaagaggaagaaggctGTCATCTTCTGCCTCAGTCCAGACAAAAAGTGCATTATTGTGGAGGAAGGCAAAGAGATTCTGGTGGGAGATGTCGGAGTGACAGTCACCGACCCTTTCAAGCACTTTGTGCAGATGCTTCCCGAGAAGGATTGCCGCTATGCCTTGTATGATGCAAGCTTTGAGACCAAGGAATCCAAAAAAGAAGAGCTGATGTTTTTCTTGTG GGCACCAGAACAAGCACCTCTCAAAAGTAAGATGATCTACGCAAGCTCCAAGGATGCAATCAAAAAGAAGTTTCAAG GCATAAAGCATGAATGCCAAGCAAATGGGCCAGAGGACCTGAACCGAGCTTGCATTGCTGAGAAGCTAGGAGGCTCCCTAGTCGTAGCTTTTGAAGGAAGTCCCGTGTAG